A portion of the Eubacterium maltosivorans genome contains these proteins:
- a CDS encoding flavin reductase encodes MNILKKWRCTVCGYIHEGDVPPTECPICGVGPDKFELIEEEKPKRWRCTVCNYIHEGDTPPEKCPICGVGPDKFVLVEDEPEDGLSKEEKDNLQSLLFNVSYGLYIISSKDGDKINGMTSNSFIQITDTPLRGSVCINKGTRTAEMIEKSGVFGVSVLGQNNHDLVTHFGFQSGHTVDKFKDVSYITGEKTGCPGLPNTLCFIELEVEKTVDLGTHNMFIGKVVGGEAFHKAEPMTYAYYRATR; translated from the coding sequence GTGAATATTTTGAAAAAATGGAGATGTACAGTCTGCGGTTATATTCATGAAGGCGATGTGCCGCCGACAGAGTGCCCGATCTGCGGTGTGGGACCGGATAAATTTGAATTAATCGAAGAGGAAAAGCCTAAAAGATGGCGTTGCACAGTCTGTAATTATATTCATGAAGGCGATACGCCGCCGGAAAAATGCCCAATCTGTGGCGTAGGACCGGATAAATTTGTGCTGGTAGAGGATGAGCCAGAGGATGGCCTTTCTAAGGAAGAAAAGGATAACCTGCAAAGTCTGTTGTTTAATGTCAGCTATGGACTCTATATCATCTCTTCAAAGGATGGAGACAAGATTAACGGCATGACTTCGAACAGCTTCATTCAGATTACAGACACACCGCTGCGCGGTAGTGTATGCATTAACAAAGGAACCCGTACAGCTGAAATGATCGAAAAATCCGGCGTGTTTGGCGTTTCAGTTCTTGGCCAGAATAACCATGATCTGGTAACTCATTTTGGTTTTCAGAGTGGGCACACTGTAGATAAATTTAAAGATGTTTCCTATATTACAGGTGAAAAAACAGGTTGTCCCGGTTTACCAAATACTCTGTGTTTCATTGAGTTGGAGGTAGAAAAAACAGTTGACCTCGGAACACATAATATGTTTATCGGTAAAGTTGTCGGCGGTGAGGCTTTTCATAAGGCAGAACCAATGACATACGCTTATTACAGGGCAACACGATAA